DNA from Acetobacter aceti NBRC 14818:
GTAAGGGCATGAAGCTTCAGTCCGATCCGACGACCGTTTATGCCCTGAATGGCGGCGCAGGACCGTTGGGGCGGCCTCTGGTCCGTTCGGATCTGGCCTTTCAGAGTCCCTACAATACTTATGTGACTGTTGGCTTGCCACCGGGGCCGATCTGTTCGCCGGGGCTTGCGGCATTGCAGGCCGTGGCGCACCCGGCATCGGGTGATGAGCTGTATTTTGTGGCGACAGGTTCAGGCGGCAGCCATTTTGCGTCATCGCTTGACGAGCATAATCGGAATGTATCGGCGTTTCGTAGCAAGGCGCAGGACAGGCAGTCTACTGAACCGGCTCATTCACCATGAGATGCTAGCCGTAAGCGGTTTCAAAACTCAAAAGTGGTTCGTGGACTCAACACCATGAGGCCTCGAACCACTTTTGACGGCTTTAATAGCCCTTTGACTGGGATTTGATCGGGGCGAGAGACTGGCTCTGGATACCGCTGCCACTATTGACCACAGGGGCGCTGTTATAGGGTGTGAGCTGAGCATCGCCTGTGGATGTGGTGTCTCCGGAAGAGGAGGAGCCGCTACCGACAACCGGATTGGCCGTGGTGGCCGCAGTCGCCGATGCACTGTAGCGGGTGAGGATCGCCCGCAGCGGATCAGCGCCAGCATTGTTCACCCGCATGGAGATCACGATCTCGGTCGGACCGACAATCTGGTTATAGTAGGCGCGGTTCGCATCACTATCGACCGTCAGCTTGGCGCCACTGAGGGCTACACCTGCAAACAGACCTTCCGACTTCTGAAGCGCCATGATGTCGGTGTTGGAGCGTCCAGCGGTTCCGCTCTCGATGCCGCTGCCCATTGAGGCAAAGGAGGCTGCCGCATTGGCGCCGAACTGGAACTGACTGTCGAGCAGCGCCTGCAGCCCCCGGTCGCTCATCACAAAGAACATCATCTCTGAAGACTGAACACCAAACTGGAAGCCGATAGACCCTGAACCAAACCTGTAGAAAGCGGGGTCAGACCATGAGCCTCGGGCGTCGCGGGAAAGGAGCAGGCATCCGCCCCCGGAACCGCCAATGCCGACCGACATGCGGAAGACGGAAGGACAGACCATCACGGCCCGTGCCTGTCCCAGATAGCGGTAAACGCGATCTGTGGTTTTTGCGCCTGTGAAAATATCCTGGACTGCAAGGGTGGCCTTGTCGACCAGCGTCTGCTCGGTGGTGCTGTCGGCGGCATGACCGACGGTGGAAAGACCAAGGGCCCCCAGCATCACAGTGGAGGAAAGAAAAAGCCGGGTCAGGCGGCGAGCCCGCATAGGATATCTCCTGTCACGAGGACGATGGCGATCAGAGTCGTCGGAATATATGGCGCAAGCATGGCGGAGGATGCGCCCCCACGCAATTTACCGGGTGCGCAAAGCTCTTAACTCTATCTGAGAGGAAGAGGAACACCGTTTACGGTCAGGATTCCGCCTTCCCAGTTCG
Protein-coding regions in this window:
- a CDS encoding lipid-binding SYLF domain-containing protein, whose translation is MRARRLTRLFLSSTVMLGALGLSTVGHAADSTTEQTLVDKATLAVQDIFTGAKTTDRVYRYLGQARAVMVCPSVFRMSVGIGGSGGGCLLLSRDARGSWSDPAFYRFGSGSIGFQFGVQSSEMMFFVMSDRGLQALLDSQFQFGANAAASFASMGSGIESGTAGRSNTDIMALQKSEGLFAGVALSGAKLTVDSDANRAYYNQIVGPTEIVISMRVNNAGADPLRAILTRYSASATAATTANPVVGSGSSSSGDTTSTGDAQLTPYNSAPVVNSGSGIQSQSLAPIKSQSKGY